One Frankia alni ACN14a DNA window includes the following coding sequences:
- a CDS encoding adenylate kinase: protein MRLVLVGPPGAGKGTQAAFIAQARSIPKISTGDIFRANVRQGTELGVKAKTFMDAGDLVPDEITIGMVRNRLAEDDAVKGFLLDGFPRNVPQAEVLGQMLDGMGTRLDVVLELVVDDDEVVRRLSGRRTCRACGHIWHLDFDPPSVEGLCDRCGGDLFQRDDDQAATVRHRLEVYADQTSPLVAYYAEKGILIGIDATGPVDNVTDRALDALRHYGD from the coding sequence GTGCGCCTCGTACTGGTGGGACCGCCCGGTGCCGGAAAGGGTACGCAGGCCGCGTTCATTGCCCAGGCGCGGTCCATCCCCAAGATCTCGACTGGGGACATCTTCCGAGCGAACGTGCGACAGGGAACCGAACTGGGCGTCAAGGCCAAGACCTTCATGGATGCCGGTGACCTCGTGCCCGACGAGATCACCATCGGGATGGTTCGCAACCGGCTCGCCGAGGACGACGCGGTCAAGGGCTTCCTGCTCGACGGGTTCCCCCGCAACGTTCCCCAGGCCGAGGTGCTCGGGCAGATGCTCGACGGGATGGGAACCCGCCTGGACGTGGTCCTGGAGCTCGTCGTCGACGACGACGAGGTGGTGCGGCGGCTCTCCGGCCGGCGGACGTGCCGCGCCTGCGGCCACATCTGGCATCTCGACTTCGACCCGCCGTCCGTCGAGGGCCTGTGCGACCGGTGTGGTGGCGACCTGTTCCAGCGCGACGACGACCAGGCCGCGACCGTACGCCACCGGCTCGAGGTGTACGCGGACCAGACGTCGCCGCTGGTGGCGTACTACGCCGAGAAGGGCATCCTGATCGGCATCGACGCCACCGGCCCGGTGGACAACGTCACCGATCGGGCGCTCGACGCGCTGCGGCACTACGGGGACTGA
- the rpsH gene encoding 30S ribosomal protein S8 codes for MTMTDPIADMLTRVRNASRAYHDSVVMPHSKIKTHIAEILQQEGYISSWHVDDATLAGGVGHTLVIDLKYGPNRERSIAGIKRISKPGLRVYAKATNLPKVLGGLGVAIISTSSGLLTDKQAGKRGVGGEVLAYVW; via the coding sequence ATGACGATGACCGACCCGATTGCGGACATGCTCACGCGTGTCCGCAACGCCAGCCGGGCGTACCACGACAGTGTGGTGATGCCTCACAGCAAGATCAAGACCCACATTGCCGAGATCCTCCAGCAGGAGGGCTACATCTCCAGCTGGCACGTCGACGACGCGACCCTGGCTGGCGGCGTCGGCCACACCCTGGTCATCGATCTGAAGTACGGCCCGAACCGCGAGCGTTCGATCGCCGGGATCAAGCGCATCAGCAAGCCGGGCCTGCGGGTCTACGCCAAGGCGACGAACCTTCCCAAGGTGCTCGGGGGACTGGGCGTTGCCATCATCTCCACCTCGTCGGGGCTGCTGACCGACAAGCAGGCGGGCAAGCGGGGCGTGGGCGGGGAAGTCCTCGCCTACGTCTGGTAA
- the infA gene encoding translation initiation factor IF-1 has translation MPKKDGAIEIEGRVVEPLPNAMFRVELQNGHRVLAHISGKMRQHYIRILPEDRVVVELSPYDLSRGRIVYRYK, from the coding sequence ATGCCGAAGAAGGACGGGGCCATCGAGATCGAGGGCCGTGTGGTGGAGCCGCTCCCGAACGCAATGTTCCGGGTCGAGCTCCAGAACGGTCATCGCGTTCTCGCCCACATCAGCGGCAAGATGCGTCAGCACTACATCCGGATCCTGCCGGAGGACCGCGTCGTGGTCGAGCTCTCGCCCTACGACCTGTCTCGCGGCCGCATCGTCTACCGCTACAAGTAG
- the map gene encoding type I methionyl aminopeptidase translates to MARREHVQIKTAAEIAKMRVAGLLVAKTLARLREAVAPGVTTADLDALAEKTIRDDGGIPSFKGYAQPPYPASICSSVNNEVVHAIPTRRRVLREGDIISIDCGAIVDGWHGDAAITVPVGEVSREALDLIETCEGSLWAGLAAAQLGGKLTDISAAVERHIRPHGYGIVDHYGGHGIGTEMHQPPHVLNYGRPGRGIRLVEGLALAIEPMITTGSPDTTVLSDDWTVVTQDGSLAAHTEHSVAITPRGPWVLTEPDGGVARLAALGVACGQPADAPSGIG, encoded by the coding sequence GTGGCGCGACGAGAGCACGTCCAGATCAAGACCGCGGCGGAGATCGCCAAGATGCGGGTGGCCGGCCTGCTCGTCGCCAAGACGCTCGCCCGGCTGCGTGAGGCGGTCGCCCCCGGCGTGACGACCGCCGACCTCGACGCCCTCGCGGAGAAGACGATCCGCGACGACGGCGGAATCCCCTCGTTCAAGGGCTATGCCCAGCCGCCGTACCCGGCGTCGATCTGCAGTTCGGTCAACAACGAGGTCGTCCACGCGATCCCGACCCGCCGACGGGTGCTGCGCGAGGGCGACATCATCTCGATCGACTGCGGCGCGATCGTGGACGGCTGGCACGGGGACGCTGCGATCACCGTCCCGGTCGGCGAGGTGTCCCGCGAGGCCCTCGACCTGATCGAGACCTGTGAGGGCTCGCTGTGGGCCGGCCTGGCCGCCGCCCAGCTCGGCGGCAAGCTCACCGACATCAGTGCCGCCGTGGAGCGCCACATCCGCCCGCACGGCTACGGCATCGTCGACCACTACGGTGGCCACGGCATCGGCACCGAGATGCACCAGCCCCCCCACGTGCTCAACTACGGCCGGCCCGGTCGCGGCATCCGGCTGGTCGAGGGACTGGCGCTGGCGATCGAGCCGATGATCACCACGGGCTCGCCGGACACGACCGTGCTGTCCGACGACTGGACCGTCGTGACCCAGGACGGCAGCCTCGCCGCGCACACCGAGCACTCGGTGGCGATCACCCCGCGGGGCCCCTGGGTGCTGACCGAGCCCGACGGTGGGGTTGCGCGGCTCGCCGCGCTCGGCGTCGCCTGCGGGCAGCCCGCCGACGCCCCGTCCGGCATCGGCTGA
- the rpsM gene encoding 30S ribosomal protein S13 → MARLSGVDLPREKRVEIALTYIFGIGRTRSRETLAATGVNPDTRVRDLSEDEIVRLREWIDANYRVEGDLNREIKQDIRRKMEIGCYQGLRHRRNLPVHGQRTHTNARTRKGPRRAIAGKKKAGKK, encoded by the coding sequence ATGGCACGCCTCTCCGGCGTCGACCTCCCCCGCGAGAAGCGGGTCGAGATCGCCCTGACCTACATCTTCGGGATCGGCCGTACCCGCTCTCGGGAGACCCTCGCCGCCACCGGGGTCAATCCGGACACCCGTGTCCGCGACCTGAGCGAGGACGAGATCGTCCGGCTGCGCGAGTGGATCGACGCGAACTACCGGGTGGAGGGCGACCTCAACCGGGAGATCAAGCAGGACATCCGCCGCAAGATGGAGATCGGCTGCTACCAGGGTCTCCGGCACCGCCGGAACCTGCCGGTCCACGGTCAGCGCACGCACACCAACGCCCGCACCCGCAAGGGCCCGCGCCGTGCCATCGCCGGTAAGAAGAAGGCCGGCAAGAAGTAG
- the rplR gene encoding 50S ribosomal protein L18 — MAVSLGASARRRTAKLRRHVRVRKKVAGTQSRPRLVVTRSSRHIYAQVIDDVAGHTLASASTLDVTLRGGEGDKSSQARKVGELVAQRAKAAGIDAVVFDRGGRTYAGRIAALADAARESGLDF, encoded by the coding sequence ATGGCAGTGAGCCTCGGCGCCAGCGCGCGTCGGCGGACCGCGAAGCTCCGTCGGCATGTCCGCGTGCGCAAGAAGGTGGCGGGCACCCAGTCCCGTCCCCGGCTCGTCGTCACCCGGTCCTCGCGGCACATCTACGCCCAGGTCATCGACGACGTCGCCGGCCACACGCTGGCCTCGGCGTCCACCCTGGACGTCACCCTGCGCGGTGGCGAGGGCGACAAGTCGTCCCAGGCCCGCAAGGTCGGCGAACTGGTCGCCCAGCGGGCGAAGGCGGCCGGGATCGATGCGGTCGTGTTCGACCGCGGCGGCCGGACCTACGCCGGTCGGATCGCCGCGCTCGCGGATGCGGCGCGGGAAAGCGGGCTGGACTTCTGA
- the rpmJ gene encoding 50S ribosomal protein L36, producing MKVKPSVKKICDKCKVIRRHGRVMVICDNLRHKQRQG from the coding sequence GTGAAGGTCAAGCCCAGCGTCAAGAAGATCTGTGACAAGTGCAAGGTGATCCGCCGCCACGGGCGCGTCATGGTCATCTGCGACAACCTTCGTCACAAGCAGCGTCAGGGCTGA
- the rpmD gene encoding 50S ribosomal protein L30 — translation MAKLRITQIRSGIGGTHNQRATLRTLGLRKINATTVRDDRPEVRGMIRTVTHLVRVEEVDS, via the coding sequence ATGGCCAAGCTGCGCATCACGCAGATCCGTTCGGGGATCGGCGGTACCCACAACCAGCGGGCCACGCTGCGGACCCTCGGCCTGCGGAAGATCAACGCCACGACCGTCCGTGACGACCGTCCCGAGGTTCGCGGGATGATCAGGACTGTGACCCATCTTGTCCGGGTCGAGGAGGTGGACTCCTAG
- the rplQ gene encoding 50S ribosomal protein L17: MPTPTKGARLGGSPAHERLLLANLATALFEHGGITTTEAKAKRLRPYAERLVTFAKRGDLHARRRVMRHVRDNSVVHTLFTEIGPRYANRDGGYTRIIKLGNRKGDNAPLARIELVEALTVGQQAVGEAERARGTRFSERRKPTGATAEAAEDLASESPTAAAVAAQSAEEQAPVEETLTAQAAETSAATVEETDDDGPAESKS; encoded by the coding sequence ATGCCCACGCCAACGAAGGGCGCCCGGCTCGGCGGCAGCCCCGCACATGAGCGGCTGCTGCTGGCCAACCTCGCCACCGCGCTGTTCGAGCACGGCGGCATCACCACCACCGAGGCCAAGGCCAAGCGGCTGCGCCCGTACGCCGAGCGGCTGGTGACCTTCGCCAAGCGCGGCGACCTGCACGCCCGGCGCCGCGTCATGCGCCACGTGCGGGACAACTCGGTGGTGCACACCCTGTTCACCGAGATCGGCCCGCGGTACGCCAACCGGGACGGTGGCTACACCCGGATCATCAAGCTCGGCAACCGCAAGGGCGACAACGCCCCGCTGGCCCGCATCGAGCTGGTGGAGGCGCTGACCGTCGGCCAGCAGGCCGTCGGCGAGGCCGAGCGCGCCCGCGGAACCCGCTTCTCCGAGCGGCGCAAGCCGACCGGTGCCACCGCCGAGGCCGCCGAGGACCTGGCGAGCGAGTCGCCGACCGCCGCCGCCGTGGCAGCGCAGTCCGCCGAGGAGCAGGCCCCCGTCGAGGAGACGCTCACCGCCCAGGCGGCCGAGACGTCGGCGGCCACCGTCGAGGAGACGGACGACGACGGTCCGGCCGAGTCGAAGTCCTGA
- the rplO gene encoding 50S ribosomal protein L15 has product MAELTKTDKGETASGASAQGDAGSAQTERGRGLKVHHLRPAPGAHRSRIRVGRGEGSKGKTAGRGTKGSKARKQVPARFEGGQMPLHMRLPKLKGFSNPARVEYQVVNLSTLAELFPEGGEVAKADLVAKGAVRAKLPVKVLGNGDIDVALHVSADAFSASAREKIAAAGGSVTQS; this is encoded by the coding sequence ATGGCCGAACTGACCAAGACCGACAAGGGCGAGACCGCCAGCGGTGCGTCCGCCCAGGGCGACGCCGGCTCGGCGCAGACCGAGCGTGGCCGTGGCCTGAAGGTGCATCACCTGCGTCCGGCGCCCGGCGCCCACCGCAGCCGGATCCGCGTCGGTCGCGGTGAGGGCTCCAAGGGCAAGACGGCCGGTCGTGGCACCAAGGGCTCCAAGGCCCGCAAGCAGGTGCCCGCCCGGTTCGAGGGTGGCCAGATGCCCCTGCACATGCGGCTGCCCAAGCTCAAGGGCTTCAGCAACCCGGCCCGGGTGGAGTACCAGGTGGTGAACCTGTCCACGCTGGCCGAGCTGTTCCCCGAGGGCGGCGAGGTGGCCAAGGCCGACCTCGTGGCCAAGGGGGCAGTGCGCGCCAAGCTGCCGGTGAAGGTGCTGGGCAACGGTGACATCGACGTCGCGCTGCACGTCAGCGCCGACGCGTTCTCGGCCTCCGCGCGAGAGAAGATCGCGGCTGCCGGCGGGAGCGTCACCCAGAGTTGA
- the rplF gene encoding 50S ribosomal protein L6 — MSRIGRLPIPVPSGVDITVEGATVTVKGPKGTLSHVVVEPIAVNREEGQLVVTRPDDERRSRSLHGLTRTLVSNMVTGVTAGYSKTLEIVGVGYRVQAKGSDLEFALGYSHPVPVKAPEGIRFEVQTPTRFVVHGIDKQLVGEVSAKIRGLRKPDPYKGKGVRYQGEVVRRKVGKTGK, encoded by the coding sequence ATGTCTCGGATCGGGCGCCTGCCCATTCCCGTCCCCAGCGGTGTCGACATCACCGTCGAGGGGGCGACCGTTACCGTCAAGGGGCCCAAGGGCACCCTGAGCCACGTTGTGGTCGAGCCGATCGCGGTCAACCGGGAGGAGGGTCAGCTCGTCGTGACCCGCCCGGACGACGAACGTCGGTCCCGCTCGCTGCACGGCCTGACCCGCACCCTGGTCTCCAACATGGTCACCGGTGTCACCGCCGGGTACTCCAAGACCCTGGAGATCGTCGGCGTCGGATACCGCGTCCAGGCGAAGGGCTCCGACCTGGAGTTCGCGCTCGGCTACAGCCACCCCGTCCCGGTCAAGGCCCCCGAGGGCATCCGCTTCGAGGTGCAGACCCCGACCCGCTTCGTCGTCCATGGGATCGACAAGCAGCTGGTCGGTGAGGTCTCCGCGAAGATCCGCGGACTGCGCAAGCCCGACCCGTACAAGGGCAAGGGCGTGCGCTACCAGGGCGAGGTCGTCCGCCGCAAGGTCGGGAAGACCGGGAAGTAG
- the rpsD gene encoding 30S ribosomal protein S4 — protein MARYTGADCKRCRREKTKLFLKGSKCDTPKCPIEIRPYPPGEHGRGRTKDSEYLLQKREKQKCARIYGILEKQFRGYYDEANRRAGKTGDELLKILESRLDNVVYRGGFAPSRDAARQAVRHGHVQVNGRKVDIPSYRISENDIVEIAPKARELTPFIVARETAGQGRAVPAWLESIPSQMRILVHSLPARQVIDTQVQEQLIVELYSK, from the coding sequence ATGGCCCGTTACACCGGCGCGGACTGCAAGCGTTGCCGCCGCGAGAAGACGAAGCTGTTCCTCAAGGGCAGCAAGTGCGACACCCCGAAGTGCCCGATCGAGATCCGGCCCTACCCGCCGGGCGAGCACGGTCGGGGCCGTACCAAGGACTCCGAGTACCTGCTGCAGAAGCGCGAGAAGCAGAAGTGCGCGCGGATCTACGGCATCCTGGAGAAGCAGTTCCGGGGCTACTACGACGAGGCGAACCGTCGGGCCGGCAAGACCGGTGACGAGCTGCTGAAGATCCTCGAGTCGCGGCTCGACAACGTCGTCTACCGGGGGGGCTTCGCGCCGTCCCGCGACGCCGCCCGCCAGGCCGTCCGGCACGGCCACGTCCAGGTCAACGGGCGCAAGGTCGACATCCCGAGCTACCGGATCAGCGAGAACGACATCGTCGAGATCGCGCCGAAGGCCCGGGAGCTCACCCCGTTCATCGTCGCCCGGGAGACCGCGGGCCAGGGCCGGGCCGTCCCGGCGTGGCTGGAGTCCATCCCGAGCCAGATGCGGATCCTGGTGCACTCCCTGCCGGCCCGGCAGGTCATCGACACCCAGGTCCAGGAGCAGCTGATCGTCGAGCTGTACTCCAAGTAG
- a CDS encoding type Z 30S ribosomal protein S14, with translation MAKKALIEKSNRKPKYAVRGYTRCQRCGRSRSVYRVFGLCRVCLRQMAHRGELPGITKSSW, from the coding sequence ATGGCCAAGAAGGCACTGATCGAGAAGTCGAACCGCAAGCCGAAGTACGCGGTGCGCGGCTACACGCGCTGCCAGCGCTGCGGCCGCTCCCGCTCCGTGTACCGGGTCTTCGGACTCTGCCGGGTCTGCCTGCGGCAGATGGCGCACCGCGGCGAGCTGCCCGGCATCACCAAGAGCTCCTGGTAG
- the rplX gene encoding 50S ribosomal protein L24, with the protein MATLKIKKGDTVQIITGKDRGLKGKVIRAYPEQNKVLVEGANRITRHTRVQQSARGSQSGGIVTQEAPIHVSNVMIVDPSDGRPTRIGYRINEDGTKVRISRRTGAEL; encoded by the coding sequence GTGGCCACTTTGAAGATCAAGAAGGGTGACACGGTCCAGATCATCACCGGCAAGGACCGCGGCCTGAAGGGGAAGGTCATCCGGGCCTACCCCGAGCAGAACAAGGTCCTCGTCGAGGGCGCGAACCGGATCACCCGGCACACCCGGGTCCAGCAGAGCGCTCGGGGCTCGCAGTCCGGGGGGATCGTCACCCAGGAGGCGCCGATCCACGTGAGCAACGTGATGATCGTCGACCCGTCGGACGGACGGCCCACCAGGATCGGGTACCGCATCAACGAGGACGGCACCAAGGTCCGCATCTCCCGGCGCACCGGCGCCGAGCTGTAG
- the rpsE gene encoding 30S ribosomal protein S5 codes for MPGQQRRGGGSGGSDRRERRDRSGGGPAQEKNAYVERVVAINRVAKVVKGGRRFSFTALVVVGDADGTVGVGYGKAKEVPAAIAKGVEEAKKHFFKVPRIGSTIPHPVQGEEAAGVVLLKPASPGTGVIAGGPVRAVLECAGVHDVLSKSLGSSNPINIVHATVAALRGLMRPEEIAARRGLPLEDVAPPAMLRARAAGAGV; via the coding sequence ATGCCAGGCCAGCAGCGCCGCGGCGGCGGGTCCGGCGGCTCGGACCGTCGGGAACGCCGGGACCGGTCGGGCGGCGGCCCGGCCCAGGAGAAGAACGCCTACGTCGAGCGGGTCGTCGCGATCAACCGCGTCGCCAAGGTCGTCAAGGGCGGTCGTCGCTTCAGCTTCACGGCCCTCGTCGTGGTCGGTGACGCGGACGGGACCGTCGGCGTCGGCTACGGCAAGGCCAAGGAGGTCCCCGCCGCCATCGCCAAGGGCGTCGAGGAGGCCAAGAAGCACTTCTTCAAGGTGCCCCGGATCGGCTCGACGATCCCGCACCCGGTGCAGGGTGAGGAGGCCGCGGGCGTCGTGCTGCTCAAGCCGGCCTCGCCCGGTACCGGCGTGATCGCCGGCGGTCCGGTGCGCGCCGTGCTGGAGTGCGCCGGTGTGCACGACGTACTGTCGAAGTCGCTCGGCTCGTCGAACCCGATCAACATCGTGCACGCGACGGTGGCCGCCCTGCGCGGCCTCATGCGGCCCGAAGAGATCGCGGCTCGGCGCGGCCTGCCGCTCGAGGACGTCGCCCCGCCGGCCATGCTGCGCGCCCGCGCGGCCGGGGCCGGTGTGTGA
- the secY gene encoding preprotein translocase subunit SecY → MLTAFTRAFRTPDLRKKLLFTVGIVVLFRFGSVMPSPGVSTRAVNTCLNSASADSSNVYSLINLFSGGALLQLSIFALGIMPYITSSIIIQLLVVVIPRLEQLKKEGSSGEQKLTQYTRYLTIALGVLQATGIVALARSGRLFPSCSAAIIPDTSLFRVATIVITMTAGTSVIMWMGELITARGVGNGMSLLIFTSIAARLPSEGSRILQVAGGVVFSLVILLGLAIMVFVVFVEQSQRRIPVQYAKRLIGRRMYGGTSTYLPIKVNQAGIIPVIFASSLLQLPQLAGQVWSNQGFQDFEQRYLSRGDHPLYLVTYFALIIAFTYFYVAITFNPTEVADNMKKYGGFIPGIRPGNPTAEYLKHVLDRITLPGSLFLGVITVLPLALLNLTKDQPFPFAGTSVLIMVGVGLETVKQIESQLMLRNYEGFLR, encoded by the coding sequence GTGCTCACCGCCTTCACGCGGGCATTCCGCACTCCTGACCTGCGCAAGAAGCTGCTGTTCACCGTCGGGATCGTGGTGCTGTTCCGGTTCGGCAGCGTCATGCCGTCGCCCGGCGTCTCAACCCGCGCGGTCAACACCTGCCTCAACAGCGCGAGCGCCGACAGCAGCAACGTCTACTCGCTGATCAACCTGTTCAGCGGCGGCGCACTGCTGCAGCTCTCCATCTTCGCGCTGGGCATCATGCCCTACATCACCTCGAGCATCATCATCCAGTTGCTCGTCGTCGTGATCCCCCGCCTCGAGCAGCTCAAGAAGGAAGGCAGCTCGGGCGAGCAGAAGCTCACCCAGTACACGCGCTACCTGACGATCGCGCTCGGCGTCCTGCAGGCGACCGGCATCGTGGCGCTGGCCCGCAGCGGACGGCTCTTCCCGAGCTGCTCGGCCGCCATCATCCCGGACACGAGCCTGTTCCGCGTCGCGACGATCGTCATCACGATGACCGCCGGCACCTCGGTCATCATGTGGATGGGTGAGCTGATCACCGCGCGCGGCGTCGGCAACGGCATGTCGCTGCTGATCTTCACCTCGATCGCGGCGCGGCTTCCCTCCGAGGGCAGCCGGATCCTCCAGGTCGCCGGCGGCGTGGTGTTCAGCCTGGTGATTCTGCTGGGGCTCGCGATCATGGTTTTCGTGGTGTTCGTGGAGCAGTCCCAGCGACGGATCCCGGTCCAGTACGCGAAGCGGCTGATCGGTCGGCGGATGTACGGGGGCACCTCCACCTACCTGCCCATCAAGGTCAACCAGGCCGGGATCATCCCCGTCATCTTCGCCTCCTCCCTGCTCCAGCTCCCGCAGCTCGCCGGGCAGGTCTGGAGCAACCAGGGCTTTCAGGACTTCGAGCAGAGGTATCTCTCTCGCGGGGACCATCCGCTCTATCTCGTGACGTACTTCGCACTCATCATCGCCTTCACCTACTTCTATGTTGCGATCACCTTCAACCCAACGGAGGTCGCGGACAACATGAAGAAGTATGGTGGGTTCATCCCCGGGATCAGACCGGGTAACCCGACGGCGGAGTACCTCAAACACGTCCTAGACCGGATCACTCTCCCCGGCTCGCTGTTCCTCGGGGTGATCACGGTCCTTCCGTTGGCACTGTTGAACCTGACCAAGGACCAGCCGTTCCCCTTCGCGGGCACCTCGGTCCTGATCATGGTGGGGGTGGGGCTGGAAACCGTGAAGCAGATCGAAAGCCAGCTCATGCTCCGCAATTACGAAGGTTTCCTCCGGTAG
- the rplE gene encoding 50S ribosomal protein L5 gives MTVTTEDRTTGARPVPRLKQRYREEIAATLREEFSYRNVMQIPGVVKVVVNMGVGDAARDAKLIDGAVRDLAAITGQKPAVRRAKKSIAQFKLREGMPIGAKVTLRGDRMWEFLDRLVSIALPRIRDFRGLSPKQFDGAGNYTFGVTEQSIFHEIDIDRIDRVRGMDITVVTTATTDDEGRALLRALGFPFREN, from the coding sequence ATGACTGTGACCACCGAAGACCGGACCACCGGTGCTCGCCCGGTCCCACGGCTCAAGCAGCGGTACCGCGAGGAGATCGCCGCAACGCTGCGGGAGGAGTTCTCCTACCGCAACGTCATGCAGATCCCCGGCGTCGTGAAGGTCGTCGTCAACATGGGCGTCGGCGACGCCGCCCGGGACGCGAAGCTCATCGACGGCGCCGTGCGCGACCTCGCCGCGATCACCGGCCAGAAGCCGGCCGTGCGCCGGGCGAAGAAGTCCATCGCCCAGTTCAAGCTGCGTGAGGGCATGCCGATCGGGGCCAAGGTGACCCTGCGCGGCGACCGGATGTGGGAGTTCCTCGACCGCCTGGTCTCCATCGCGCTGCCGCGCATCCGCGACTTCCGCGGGCTGTCGCCGAAGCAGTTCGACGGCGCGGGCAACTACACGTTCGGCGTCACCGAGCAGTCGATCTTCCATGAGATCGACATCGACCGGATCGACCGGGTTCGGGGCATGGACATCACGGTCGTCACCACCGCGACCACCGACGACGAGGGCCGGGCGCTCCTGCGGGCGCTGGGCTTCCCCTTCCGGGAGAACTAG
- the rpsK gene encoding 30S ribosomal protein S11: MPPKTRAAGAKKVRRKEKKNVAHGHAHIKSTFNNTIVSITDPTGNVISWASAGHVGFKGSRKSTPFAAQMAAENAARKAQEHGMRKVDVFVKGPGSGRETAIRSLQAAGLEVGAIQDVTPTPHNGCRPPKRRRV; encoded by the coding sequence ATGCCTCCCAAGACTCGCGCCGCCGGCGCCAAGAAGGTCCGGCGCAAAGAAAAGAAGAACGTCGCCCACGGGCACGCTCACATCAAGAGCACGTTCAACAACACGATCGTTTCGATCACCGATCCCACCGGGAACGTGATCTCCTGGGCCTCCGCCGGCCACGTCGGCTTCAAGGGCTCCCGGAAGTCCACCCCCTTCGCCGCGCAGATGGCCGCCGAGAACGCGGCCCGCAAGGCGCAGGAGCACGGGATGCGCAAGGTCGACGTGTTCGTGAAGGGCCCCGGCTCCGGCCGGGAGACCGCGATCCGCTCGCTGCAGGCCGCTGGCCTGGAGGTCGGGGCGATCCAGGACGTCACCCCGACCCCCCACAACGGTTGCCGCCCGCCCAAGCGGCGCAGGGTGTGA
- a CDS encoding DNA-directed RNA polymerase subunit alpha — protein sequence MLIAQRPTLVEDPISEFRSRFVIEPLEPGFGYTLGNSLRRTLLSSIPGASVTSIRIDGVLHEFSTVPGVKEDVTDLILNLKELVVSSDNDEPTVMYLRKQGPGEVTAADIAPPAGVEVHSPELRLATLNDKGKLEIELTVERGRGYVSAAQNKQAGQEIGRIPIDSIYSPVLKVTYKVEATRVEQRTDFDRLIVDVETKPSISPRDAMASAGKTLVGLFGLAQELNAEAEGVDIGPSAADAALAADLALPIEEMDLTVRSYNCLKREGIHTIGELVSRSEADLLDIRNFGQKSIDEVKTKLGAMGLQLKDSPPGFDPRQAVDTYGTDSYNPAFSDPSDDGAEFVETEQY from the coding sequence ATGCTGATCGCTCAGCGTCCCACCCTCGTCGAGGACCCGATCTCCGAGTTCCGGTCGCGTTTCGTGATCGAGCCGCTGGAGCCGGGCTTCGGCTACACCCTCGGCAACTCGCTGCGCCGGACCCTGCTGTCCTCCATCCCCGGCGCCTCGGTGACCAGCATCCGCATCGACGGGGTGCTGCACGAGTTCTCCACCGTGCCCGGCGTCAAGGAGGACGTGACCGACCTGATCCTGAACCTCAAGGAACTGGTCGTCAGCTCCGACAACGACGAGCCGACGGTGATGTACCTGCGCAAGCAGGGCCCCGGCGAGGTCACGGCGGCGGACATCGCCCCGCCGGCCGGCGTCGAGGTGCACAGCCCCGAGCTGCGCCTGGCCACCCTCAACGACAAGGGCAAGCTCGAGATCGAGCTGACCGTCGAGCGGGGTCGCGGGTACGTCAGCGCGGCCCAGAACAAGCAGGCCGGCCAGGAGATCGGGCGGATCCCGATCGACTCGATCTACTCGCCGGTGCTGAAGGTGACCTACAAGGTCGAGGCGACCCGCGTCGAGCAGCGCACCGACTTCGACCGGCTCATCGTCGACGTCGAGACGAAGCCGTCGATCTCCCCGCGCGACGCGATGGCGAGCGCCGGCAAGACCCTGGTCGGCCTGTTCGGGCTGGCCCAGGAGCTCAACGCCGAGGCGGAGGGCGTGGACATCGGCCCGTCCGCCGCGGACGCGGCGCTGGCGGCCGACCTCGCGCTGCCGATCGAGGAGATGGACCTGACCGTCCGCTCCTACAACTGCCTCAAGCGCGAGGGCATCCACACGATCGGCGAGCTGGTCTCCCGCAGCGAGGCCGACCTGCTCGACATCCGCAACTTCGGGCAGAAGTCGATCGACGAGGTCAAGACGAAGCTCGGCGCGATGGGCCTGCAGCTCAAGGACTCCCCGCCCGGATTCGACCCGCGTCAGGCCGTGGACACCTACGGCACCGACAGCTACAACCCGGCGTTCTCCGACCCGTCCGACGACGGCGCGGAGTTCGTCGAGACCGAACAGTACTGA